The following proteins are encoded in a genomic region of Gossypium hirsutum isolate 1008001.06 chromosome D05, Gossypium_hirsutum_v2.1, whole genome shotgun sequence:
- the LOC107902999 gene encoding probable membrane-associated kinase regulator 4, with protein MAVSHLSNDLEDDEYIEMEVSSYSTFFCNSSSISSPPPQFPIPIEFEFQMSSSMEIQPTTSPADELFYKGKLLPLHLPPRLQMVQKLLQNSTSLYEDFYGTPLTSTPFESCNVSPSQSCRISQELNPEECLFEYSTEALSGHCNDKNHRKKSSSSVIGSKLKAYRSYLKSLFSKSGCSSESCSAAKVADEGSILRAKERLDRSMMMKSTKKAPFGQIRHRRSLSLAIKRQHSTNKSPSSSSSSGSSPSPNSNGVQYLQLLKRSSSVNVEIESPIQGAIAHCKQSQQLIRSRKTVSEVGHAIWI; from the coding sequence atggcaGTCAGCCACTTATCAAATGATCTTGAAGATGATGAATACATTGAGATGGAAGTCAGTTCATACTCCACCTTCTTCTGCAACTCATCCTCCATAAGCTCACCACCTCCGCAGTTCCCCATCCCCATAGAGTTTGAGTTCCAAATGTCTTCTTCCATGGAAATCCAGCCCACTACTTCACCAGCTGACGAACTCTTTTACAAAGGTAAGCTTCTTCCACTTCACCTTCCTCCTCGTTTACAAATGGTCCAAAAACTCCTGCAAAACTCGACTTCCCTTTATGAAGACTTCTATGGGACGCCTTTAACGAGCACTCCATTTGAATCCTGCAATGTTTCGCCTTCTCAGTCGTGTCGGATTAGTCAAGAGTTGAATCCTGAGGAGTGTCTGTTTGAGTACTCAACTGAAGCTTTGAGTGGCCATTGCAACGATAAAAACCACCGGAAAAAGTCGTCGTCGTCGGTCATCGGTTCGAAACTGAAGGCATATAGGAGTTATCTGAAATCTTTGTTTAGTAAATCAGGATGCTCCAGTGAATCATGTTCAGCAGCAAAAGTTGCTGATGAAGGATCCATCCTGAGAGCGAAAGAAAGGTTGGATCGATCCATGATGATGAAATCAACAAAGAAAGCTCCATTCGGACAAATTCGTCATAGGAGATCTTTGTCTTTGGCTATCAAACGACAACATTCGACGAACAAGTCtccttcttcatcatcatcatctggcTCTTCTCCATCTCCAAACTCAAATGGTGTTCAGTATTTGCAGCTTCTTAAACGAAGCAGCAGCGTGAATGTTGAGATTGAGAGTCCAATTCAAGGAGCCATTGCGCATTGCAAGCAATCTCAGCAGTTGATAAGGTCGAGAAAGACTGTTAGTGAAGTTGGACATGCAATATGGATATGA
- the LOC107902438 gene encoding RING-H2 finger protein ATL68 has translation MAFCYNVNIKQENEPNLEEFSDNVFKINTEFRYVSSLNVETTLDIFNQTLVFGRDMFLSEQHHRDIILCMVLDSRASPEFIESAVFPPILRFARDANSNPMNFGLKVINMKVVVEIIVDVSIIEDDDINYNDDELIDESLMNTVINFMPASRSSIEGLDRVRWDPMMKREDECAICLEEFVKGKEVASMPCGHGYHDGCIAKWLETSHLCPLCRYQMPTLIHF, from the coding sequence ATGGCTTTTTGTTACAATGTGAACATTAAGCAAGAAAACGAGCCTAATTTAGAAGAATTCAGTGATAATGTTTTCAAAATCAATACAGAGTTTCGTTACGTTTCATCTCTCAATGTCGAAACGACCCTAGATATCTTTAATCAAACCTTGGTTTTTGGTCGAGACATGTTTTTATCCGAACAACATCATCGAGACATCATTCTTTGCATGGTTCTTGATTCAAGAGCTTCTCCAGAATTCATCGAGTCCGCCGTCTTTCCTCCTATTTTACGTTTTGCAAGGGATGCAAATAGCAACCCAATGAACTTTGGGCTTAAAGTAATAAATATGAAGGTGGTTGTGGAAATAATTGTTGATGTGAGCATCATCGAGGATGATGATATTAATTATAATGATGATGAGTTGATTGACGAATCATTGATGAATACTGTGATCAATTTCATGCCAGCAAGTAGGTCATCGATTGAAGGTTTGGACAGGGTTAGATGGGATCCAATGATGAAGAGGGAGGATGAATGCGCCATTTGCTTGGAGGAGTTTGTGAAAGGCAAGGAGGTTGCTTCCATGCCTTGCGGTCATGGTTACCATGATGGTTGCATCGCTAAATGGTTGGAAACTAGTCATCTTTGTCCATTGTGTCGATATCAGATGCCCACTTTAATTCACTTTTAA